Proteins co-encoded in one Muntiacus reevesi chromosome 13, mMunRee1.1, whole genome shotgun sequence genomic window:
- the CLDN5 gene encoding claudin-5 — MGSAALEILGLVLCLVGWVGLILACGLPMWQVTAFLDHNIVTAQTTWKGLWMSCVVQSTGHMQCKVYDSVLALSPEVQAARALTVGAVLLALVALFVTLAGAQCTTCVAPGPAKARVALTGGALYALCGLLALVPLCWFANIVVREFYDPTVPMSQKYELGAALYIGWAASALLMCGGGLVCCGAWVCTGRPDFSFPVKYSASRRPTATGDYDKKNYV, encoded by the coding sequence ATGGGGTCGGCGGCGCTGGAGATTCTCGGCTTGGTGctgtgcctggtgggctgggtgGGCCTGATTCTGGCGTGCGGGCTCCCCATGTGGCAGGTGACGGCCTTCCTGGACCACAACATCGTGACGGCGCAGACCACCTGGAAGGGGCTGTGGATGTCGTGCGTGGTGCAGAGCACAGGGCACATGCAGTGCAAGGTGTACGACTCCGTGCTGGCGCTGAGCCCCGAGGTGCAGGCGGCGCGGGCCCTCACCGTGGGCGCCGTGCTGCTGGCGCTCGTCGCGCTGTTCGTGACACTGGCGGGCGCCCAGTGCACCACCTGCGTGGCCCCCGGCCCGGCCAAGGCGCGCGTGGCCCTCACCGGCGGCGCGCTCTACGCGCTCTGCGGGCTGTTGGCGCTGGTGCCGCTCTGCTGGTTCGCCAACATCGTGGTCCGCGAGTTCTACGACCCGACCGTGCCCATGTCTCAGAAGTACGAGCTGGGCGCCGCGCTCTACATCGGCTGGGCCGCCTCGGCGCTGCTCATGTGCGGCGGCGGCCTCGTGTGCTGCGGCGCCTGGGTCTGCACCGGCCGCCCGGATTTCAGCTTCCCGGTGAAGTACTCGGCGTCGCGGCGGCCGACGGCCACCGGCGACTACGACAAGAAGAACTACGTCTAA